In a single window of the Terriglobus roseus genome:
- a CDS encoding response regulator transcription factor, with the protein MKNVINILIASPKGLMLDLLKVALSASPRFRVVAHINSAEEISGIIDRECIDIALVSPALAVATPKPNLFRRLLRELPHAKLVALLELRDRDVVVDAFRQGARGVISLPHVEFELLCRCVDCVERGQIWASNEEIGWVMTAFETTPQRSAKLNIVDAAGLKLLTGREEEVVLLVMDGLSNRDIATTLELSEHTVKNYMFHVFDKLGVSSRTELMAYATNASRRPSPAPSRQSAANTARSTSSVAATPSRTRKAAIRPPTCSSAVPAPLPAPKASLGRASSSAASYAV; encoded by the coding sequence GTGAAGAACGTGATCAATATCCTGATTGCATCTCCGAAAGGGTTGATGCTGGACTTACTCAAAGTTGCGCTGAGCGCCAGTCCGCGCTTCCGTGTTGTAGCTCATATTAATTCTGCCGAAGAGATCTCCGGCATCATAGACCGGGAGTGCATTGATATCGCCTTGGTTAGTCCCGCTTTGGCCGTCGCTACTCCGAAGCCGAACCTCTTCCGCCGCCTGCTTCGCGAACTACCTCATGCGAAGCTGGTCGCCTTGCTCGAGCTTCGCGATAGGGATGTCGTTGTGGACGCATTCCGCCAGGGCGCGCGCGGTGTGATATCGCTGCCACACGTGGAATTCGAACTGCTGTGTCGTTGCGTCGACTGCGTTGAGCGGGGACAGATCTGGGCCAGCAACGAAGAGATCGGTTGGGTGATGACCGCGTTTGAAACCACGCCGCAGCGAAGTGCCAAGCTGAATATCGTTGACGCTGCGGGATTGAAGCTACTGACAGGCAGGGAAGAAGAAGTTGTGCTGCTGGTGATGGACGGGCTTTCGAATCGAGATATTGCGACCACGCTTGAGTTGAGTGAACACACTGTGAAGAACTACATGTTCCATGTGTTCGATAAACTCGGAGTCTCGAGCCGCACGGAGTTGATGGCCTACGCGACGAACGCATCACGAAGGCCATCTCCCGCGCCCTCGCGTCAATCTGCAGCCAACACTGCTCGTTCCACCAGCAGCGTCGCTGCTACGCCGTCGCGCACGCGCAAGGCAGCGATTCGACCGCCTACCTGTTCAAGCGCGGTGCCCGCTCCGTTGCCTGCACCAAAAGCCTCTCTTGGGCGGGCATCCTCGTCCGCTGCAAGCTACGCCGTTTAA
- a CDS encoding GumC family protein, with translation MLLLESDSSLLPTARDMAARIFRQRYVASIVILLVVLFFLLSGQFRPKYMAEMKVLVRKQRVDPVVTTGNNSMPQLLQLNVSEEEINSEMSLLKGEGLLKQVALQSGLVEGSTSDPVNIAKVLRKLSKNLEVSVIPKTNLISAKYEGRTPEKAQTVLKNLGSLFLLQARETPGRAYEVKFFENQVKQHREALREAEARLNEFTQRTGVVSGDLERELSVRNLSEVRQQQKQTATALSEVHAREKDLVYEMVGQPERIPTENISRDNPQLLQQLNTTLLQLRLKRQELANKYDDSYRLVRDADRDIAVTEQTIAAQAQAPVRDLSSNVNPIHQSIERDLQQTRTELMALNARAGQLAETAASLKQSAENLVGQDTEQNELMRTVKLEGNQFQLYHDKLEEAQITAALDSNGILNVAIVEPPEEPALPQRSIGAVLGIMAFTSIVLSMGTAFLYDVLDPTVRTRGELITTLDLPALGGFHRELYLEGTDR, from the coding sequence ATGCTGTTGCTCGAATCAGACTCGTCCCTTCTGCCTACGGCACGGGATATGGCGGCTCGCATTTTTCGCCAGCGATATGTCGCCAGCATCGTCATATTGCTCGTAGTGCTGTTTTTTTTGCTCAGTGGTCAGTTCCGCCCGAAGTATATGGCGGAGATGAAAGTGTTGGTCCGCAAGCAGCGCGTCGACCCTGTCGTGACCACAGGCAACAACAGCATGCCGCAACTTCTTCAACTCAATGTCTCGGAAGAAGAGATCAACTCCGAGATGTCGTTATTAAAGGGTGAAGGCTTGCTAAAGCAGGTAGCGCTTCAGTCGGGCCTGGTGGAGGGATCGACGTCCGACCCGGTGAACATTGCTAAGGTCCTGCGCAAACTTAGCAAAAACCTCGAAGTCTCCGTGATTCCAAAGACCAACCTTATCTCAGCGAAGTACGAGGGCCGCACGCCAGAGAAAGCACAGACTGTCCTCAAGAACCTTGGATCACTTTTCTTGTTACAGGCACGCGAGACGCCGGGACGCGCTTATGAGGTGAAGTTCTTCGAGAACCAGGTGAAACAACACCGCGAGGCACTCCGGGAGGCAGAAGCCAGGCTCAACGAGTTCACGCAGCGCACCGGCGTCGTCTCCGGCGACCTCGAGCGGGAACTGTCGGTACGCAACCTTAGCGAAGTACGGCAGCAGCAGAAGCAGACTGCAACCGCACTGTCGGAGGTGCACGCCCGGGAGAAGGACCTGGTCTACGAGATGGTTGGCCAGCCAGAGCGCATTCCCACAGAAAACATCTCACGGGACAACCCGCAACTATTGCAGCAATTGAATACGACGCTGCTGCAGCTTCGGCTGAAGCGCCAGGAGTTAGCCAACAAGTACGACGACAGCTACCGACTCGTACGTGACGCGGACCGCGACATCGCCGTAACGGAGCAGACCATTGCAGCCCAGGCGCAGGCGCCAGTTCGCGACCTGAGCTCTAACGTCAATCCAATACACCAGTCGATCGAACGTGATCTGCAGCAAACACGTACAGAGCTTATGGCATTGAACGCGCGTGCAGGTCAGCTTGCGGAGACTGCAGCATCACTCAAGCAATCTGCAGAGAACCTTGTAGGCCAGGACACCGAGCAGAACGAACTGATGCGCACTGTAAAGCTCGAAGGGAATCAGTTCCAGCTCTACCACGACAAGCTCGAAGAGGCGCAGATTACGGCGGCCCTCGACAGCAATGGAATTCTGAATGTAGCGATCGTTGAGCCACCCGAAGAGCCTGCGCTACCGCAGCGCTCGATTGGAGCGGTGCTCGGCATCATGGCTTTCACATCAATTGTGCTCAGCATGGGGACCGCGTTTCTATACGACGTTCTGGATCCAACCGTTCGCACCCGCGGCGAATTAATCACCACGCTGGATCTGCCTGCGCTTGGCGGTTTCCACCGCGAGCTCTATCTCGAGGGGACCGATCGATGA
- a CDS encoding GH39 family glycosyl hydrolase — protein MHIHNAATGTPWPDTPFRSWMLWDAGVAWPDLEPRYSEWHFERLDQYVTLAQQHHVHILLTLGLTPAWATARPKEKSDYQPGNAAEPSNMQWWRDYVRAVATRYKGRIEAYEIWNEPNRKDAFSGTVPQLVMMTREAYGIIKKVDPGALVVSASATASNGIDWFNQYLALGAGRYVDAVGYHLYVNPLPPEEMLPLGEAVRHAMKMHGIGNKPLWDTETGWAKPKVFQSQEEKAAFVSRTLIVNWPMGVQRLYWYAWDNHQWVTLEMVTAETQAPTSAARAYATTRFWMLGASMKPCKAQLGGTWTCALNRPEGRSWIVWNVNSLMFFNIPAEWHVRTVTDLQGTTRPVAGASVSIGISPILLRG, from the coding sequence ATGCACATCCACAACGCTGCCACGGGTACGCCTTGGCCCGACACGCCATTTCGCTCGTGGATGTTATGGGATGCGGGTGTCGCGTGGCCCGACCTCGAGCCCAGGTATAGCGAGTGGCATTTCGAACGGCTCGACCAGTATGTAACCCTGGCGCAGCAACACCATGTTCACATACTGCTGACCTTGGGATTGACGCCCGCGTGGGCGACTGCGCGCCCGAAAGAGAAATCGGATTACCAACCCGGCAACGCCGCTGAGCCAAGCAATATGCAGTGGTGGAGGGACTATGTGCGCGCTGTTGCAACGCGCTACAAGGGTCGCATCGAAGCCTATGAGATCTGGAATGAACCAAATCGCAAAGATGCTTTCAGCGGCACCGTACCGCAGCTTGTGATGATGACACGCGAAGCTTACGGAATCATCAAGAAGGTGGATCCTGGTGCACTGGTGGTATCTGCGTCGGCCACGGCAAGCAATGGCATCGATTGGTTCAATCAATATCTTGCCCTGGGCGCGGGGCGCTATGTCGATGCAGTGGGGTACCACCTGTATGTCAATCCGTTGCCACCCGAAGAAATGTTGCCGCTGGGGGAGGCCGTGCGGCATGCCATGAAGATGCACGGCATCGGCAACAAACCCCTGTGGGACACAGAGACCGGATGGGCCAAGCCAAAGGTCTTTCAGTCGCAGGAGGAAAAGGCTGCCTTCGTGTCGCGCACGTTGATTGTCAACTGGCCCATGGGTGTGCAACGTCTCTACTGGTATGCCTGGGATAATCACCAGTGGGTCACGCTGGAGATGGTGACCGCAGAGACGCAGGCTCCGACCTCCGCGGCGAGGGCATATGCCACAACGCGGTTTTGGATGCTTGGCGCAAGCATGAAGCCATGTAAGGCGCAACTGGGCGGCACATGGACATGCGCCCTGAACCGCCCCGAAGGGCGCTCATGGATAGTTTGGAATGTTAACTCTTTGATGTTCTTCAACATACCTGCGGAGTGGCACGTTCGCACTGTAACCGATCTGCAGGGAACGACACGGCCGGTCGCTGGCGCGAGTGTATCCATCGGAATCTCACCGATTCTTCTGCGTGGTTAG
- a CDS encoding oligosaccharide flippase family protein, translating to MKAVEEGLGPVQSRPRLRRAEALRNSAWGLVDQAIVSLGNFCTTLLLIRTLPPDEFGVYALILNAAIFLNTMQQSVIGYPLCVRGAQSNTRHFRDLVASAMGATGALSLLNSLILFGVCVGMERPALAVPLALAVLLWQLQDTLRGAFQSQLRQREAVPGDSISYLGQAAVIGMLCRAHHVSVPLAWSVVGGTSLLGLLVQLWQLRLQRPSVASMTTMFRDCWSLGRWAVPARIMGFFTLQAFPWAIALRHGTSQVATYQALFQIIALANPVLLSMGSLITASFARTRGDSPREGYRYILLTAVFTGAYLLLVGTAGPQVLSLLYGSHGRYVAFGSELRTLAMAWSFEVVALISTSVLGGMERARGLFWVQSSGFMAAGLIALPMVYRQGLAAAAVGLLLVNVTRAVCGVALALYALRYSWSVKQTFVPGAEEQAG from the coding sequence ATGAAGGCAGTAGAGGAAGGCTTAGGGCCAGTTCAATCTCGGCCTCGCCTGCGCCGGGCCGAGGCTCTTCGTAATAGTGCATGGGGCCTGGTTGATCAGGCCATTGTGAGCCTTGGTAACTTCTGCACCACGCTCCTGCTGATCCGTACGCTGCCGCCCGATGAATTCGGCGTGTACGCGCTGATACTGAACGCCGCGATTTTTCTGAATACGATGCAGCAGTCGGTGATCGGCTACCCGCTTTGCGTGAGAGGCGCCCAGTCGAACACACGCCACTTCCGTGATCTGGTCGCCAGCGCCATGGGCGCGACCGGTGCTCTTTCGCTGTTGAACTCGTTAATACTGTTTGGTGTCTGTGTTGGAATGGAACGACCGGCGCTGGCGGTGCCGCTGGCTCTGGCGGTTCTGCTGTGGCAGCTTCAGGACACGCTCCGCGGAGCCTTCCAATCGCAGCTGCGGCAGCGTGAAGCGGTGCCGGGCGACTCGATCAGCTATCTTGGCCAGGCTGCTGTGATCGGGATGCTCTGCCGCGCACATCATGTTTCCGTACCACTGGCATGGAGCGTCGTCGGTGGTACCTCCTTGCTGGGTCTGTTGGTGCAACTGTGGCAGCTTCGGCTCCAGCGACCTTCCGTTGCGTCGATGACCACAATGTTCCGTGACTGTTGGAGCCTGGGAAGGTGGGCGGTACCTGCCCGGATCATGGGATTCTTTACCCTCCAGGCCTTTCCATGGGCGATTGCGCTCCGCCATGGGACAAGCCAAGTGGCGACCTATCAGGCGCTATTTCAGATCATCGCCTTGGCGAACCCGGTCCTGCTGAGCATGGGCAGTCTCATAACCGCAAGCTTCGCGCGAACTCGGGGTGACTCCCCGCGCGAAGGCTATCGCTACATTCTCCTTACGGCGGTGTTCACCGGGGCCTACCTGCTACTGGTGGGGACTGCCGGCCCCCAGGTCCTTTCGCTGTTGTACGGCTCGCACGGGCGCTATGTAGCCTTCGGATCGGAGCTGCGGACCCTGGCAATGGCTTGGAGCTTCGAGGTGGTTGCACTCATCAGCACATCGGTACTGGGTGGGATGGAACGTGCGAGAGGCTTGTTTTGGGTGCAGTCCTCTGGATTCATGGCTGCCGGGCTTATTGCGCTTCCGATGGTGTACCGGCAGGGGCTTGCTGCTGCAGCGGTCGGTCTGCTGCTGGTGAATGTGACACGCGCCGTCTGCGGCGTGGCGCTTGCACTGTATGCGCTTAGATATTCGTGGAGCGTAAAGCAGACATTCGTGCCTGGAGCAGAGGAGCAGGCAGGATGA
- a CDS encoding glycosyltransferase: protein MKILSVNNTSDLYGASRCMERLFRQFVLAGHEVHAVLPGTGPLVALLRSSGVQVHIQPGISIVDRARMRTAWGVVSFAVSTPLSVLRLAWLIGRLRIDVVHTNTVVMPTPAFAAYLMGVPHVWHVREILSEFEAFWRPFQHVVTGLSNSVIAVSQSVRQQFLPGLQHQVTVIYDGLGDEAATVNEAYRTALRERFCADALLVGVVGRIKFHRKGQEILVQAVSLLKGKYPEARFLVVGSPPPRSPDELGRLSALMEECGVRERFTLLGEIDDPASLFAALDITVVPSVHPEPFGCVVIEAMAVGTPVIGSDCGGIAEQIVDGQTGLLFKPGDAAALAIALDRMLSDADLRYRMSQQASIRMKTCFRTEDTFLATNVMFQYAMGTTSIRNTGS from the coding sequence TTGAAGATTCTTTCCGTTAACAATACTTCGGACCTTTACGGTGCAAGCCGTTGTATGGAACGGCTCTTCCGACAGTTCGTTCTGGCCGGACACGAAGTACATGCTGTCCTGCCCGGCACCGGTCCGCTCGTGGCACTGCTGCGATCGAGCGGTGTTCAAGTCCATATTCAGCCCGGAATTTCCATCGTTGATCGCGCACGCATGCGCACCGCCTGGGGCGTAGTCAGCTTTGCAGTGTCAACGCCTTTGTCCGTGCTCCGGCTTGCGTGGCTCATCGGACGTTTGCGTATCGACGTAGTTCACACCAACACGGTGGTGATGCCCACACCCGCGTTTGCCGCGTACCTCATGGGTGTGCCGCATGTCTGGCACGTTCGCGAAATCCTTTCGGAGTTTGAAGCCTTTTGGAGACCCTTTCAGCACGTGGTCACCGGCTTATCGAACTCCGTGATCGCTGTCTCACAGAGTGTGCGACAACAGTTTCTACCGGGGCTGCAGCATCAAGTCACAGTCATCTACGATGGGCTTGGCGATGAAGCAGCAACGGTAAACGAGGCGTATAGGACCGCACTCCGCGAGCGCTTCTGTGCGGATGCGCTCCTTGTTGGCGTGGTGGGTCGTATCAAATTCCATCGCAAAGGCCAAGAGATTCTGGTGCAGGCCGTTAGCCTGCTGAAAGGCAAGTACCCGGAGGCGCGCTTCCTTGTGGTGGGATCGCCACCACCGAGGTCCCCGGACGAACTCGGCAGGCTGTCAGCGCTGATGGAAGAGTGCGGCGTGCGTGAGCGCTTCACGCTGCTGGGCGAGATCGACGATCCGGCCTCGCTGTTTGCCGCATTGGACATCACCGTGGTTCCCTCGGTACACCCGGAACCGTTCGGTTGCGTCGTGATTGAAGCAATGGCAGTGGGGACGCCAGTCATCGGCAGCGACTGCGGCGGCATCGCGGAGCAGATCGTAGACGGGCAGACAGGCCTGCTTTTTAAACCGGGTGACGCGGCCGCGCTTGCAATCGCACTTGACAGGATGCTCTCGGACGCGGACTTACGCTATCGCATGTCACAGCAGGCATCGATTCGAATGAAAACCTGCTTCCGCACCGAAGATACCTTCCTTGCGACTAACGTCATGTTCCAGTACGCCATGGGGACAACGAGCATCCGTAACACCGGCTCGTAG
- a CDS encoding O-antigen ligase family protein → MKDFVRSAAMSTVVNRAESHRVTGPVRMTRGMSARWDARLGVLAGFIYSVSIWKFIKRDPLSGSLGLEAVLETGSVALAFAVALIMSWRGHRRVPPQPAMAYLAAFGVLTLASAFRSFSPSLSVTKTALFFAVLAMASWMAQINLTWSFLRGIYAGYISLSLLGLAVALAFPSRYPLILSEEWTHRNRLTLFDMHPNSVAETSALMFLLGRLLGGRYRWISQAFLLTINILAGEKTATAALLFLAVAGYLMERRWSVKSVTLAAIGLSWIVVGAVLAASDVVDLIPARYVTVAASQIYGDKVSHEVSTLDGRDLVWKKTLELASDGVLVGYGFEGAREELLKAVYWSGQAHNGLLEIVLDGGVLGGLFFTFGYVRVAFISLHGSRVWIVRVGVLHCMIVILSAIGPIFTFYSFFADAVIVSLAYDALKHRGWVLASAGRPALLAQHVSDAVHALPS, encoded by the coding sequence ATGAAAGATTTCGTGCGGAGTGCTGCCATGTCCACCGTAGTCAATCGCGCCGAGAGTCATCGGGTTACCGGGCCTGTCCGGATGACAAGGGGGATGTCCGCGCGATGGGACGCTCGGCTCGGCGTGCTGGCCGGGTTCATCTATAGCGTCTCTATCTGGAAGTTCATCAAACGTGACCCACTGAGTGGATCGCTCGGGCTGGAGGCGGTGCTTGAGACGGGATCTGTGGCGTTGGCCTTTGCGGTTGCGCTGATTATGTCTTGGCGCGGGCACAGACGCGTTCCGCCTCAGCCTGCTATGGCTTACCTCGCTGCATTCGGCGTGTTAACGCTTGCCTCCGCCTTTCGATCCTTCAGCCCATCGCTTAGCGTCACGAAGACAGCGCTTTTTTTCGCCGTGCTGGCCATGGCATCGTGGATGGCCCAGATCAATTTGACGTGGAGCTTTCTGAGGGGTATCTACGCGGGCTACATCTCCCTCTCGCTGCTCGGGCTGGCGGTGGCGCTTGCGTTTCCGTCACGATACCCGCTCATCCTGTCTGAGGAATGGACTCACCGCAACCGCCTCACCCTTTTTGACATGCACCCTAATTCCGTTGCCGAGACGAGTGCGCTGATGTTTCTGCTGGGGCGCCTGCTGGGCGGTCGCTATCGCTGGATATCGCAGGCATTCCTCTTGACCATCAATATCCTCGCAGGGGAAAAAACTGCAACTGCGGCGCTGCTCTTCCTTGCCGTCGCAGGCTACTTGATGGAGCGGCGGTGGAGTGTAAAGAGCGTCACTCTGGCTGCTATTGGACTGTCCTGGATCGTGGTGGGCGCGGTGCTCGCAGCCAGCGATGTGGTCGACCTGATCCCAGCACGTTATGTCACGGTCGCGGCATCGCAGATTTACGGTGACAAGGTCAGCCACGAAGTCTCAACACTCGACGGCCGCGATCTCGTCTGGAAAAAGACACTGGAACTCGCTTCCGATGGCGTCCTCGTTGGCTACGGTTTCGAAGGTGCACGCGAAGAATTGTTGAAGGCTGTTTATTGGTCTGGGCAGGCGCACAATGGACTGCTGGAAATCGTGCTCGACGGAGGCGTGCTCGGTGGCTTGTTCTTTACGTTTGGATACGTCCGTGTGGCTTTCATCAGCCTGCATGGCTCGCGTGTGTGGATTGTGCGTGTCGGGGTGCTGCACTGCATGATCGTGATCTTGTCAGCGATCGGTCCCATCTTCACTTTCTACTCGTTCTTCGCGGATGCGGTGATAGTGTCACTGGCTTACGATGCGTTAAAGCACCGTGGATGGGTGCTTGCATCTGCCGGGAGACCTGCTCTTCTGGCGCAGCATGTAAGCGATGCGGTCCACGCTCTGCCATCATGA
- a CDS encoding polysaccharide biosynthesis/export family protein, translating into MRHVESWQWSFAILLQWGMSGYLAAGMIANAQTDATRSKCPPEKSGLCLREDYHIQLSDVIEIHLPFSPEYDETATVQPDGFIRMHEASPVHAAGMKVTDLESAIAQVYRPILRDPVVSIVLKDFQKPSFFAGGEVGHPGRYELRSNITLMQAITEAGGLISERSSRKQIILMRPEGNSMYRTKVVDVSALMKPSGMHEDLVMQPGDVIYVPQKKMAKIARFLPTPSLGAYLGPGVF; encoded by the coding sequence ATGCGTCATGTTGAATCATGGCAGTGGTCATTTGCGATTCTCCTGCAATGGGGAATGTCTGGCTACCTTGCTGCAGGCATGATAGCGAACGCGCAGACCGATGCGACACGGTCTAAATGCCCACCAGAAAAGAGCGGCCTTTGCCTTCGCGAGGACTATCACATTCAATTGAGTGATGTCATCGAAATCCATCTGCCTTTCTCGCCGGAATACGATGAGACAGCAACGGTGCAGCCAGATGGTTTCATTCGCATGCACGAGGCTTCTCCTGTGCACGCGGCCGGCATGAAGGTGACGGATCTCGAATCTGCAATCGCGCAGGTGTATCGCCCCATCCTGCGCGATCCTGTCGTGTCCATCGTTCTGAAGGACTTCCAAAAGCCATCCTTCTTTGCTGGAGGCGAGGTCGGCCATCCTGGCCGCTATGAGCTCAGGAGCAACATCACGCTGATGCAGGCAATCACTGAGGCCGGTGGGCTGATCAGTGAACGTTCCAGCAGGAAGCAGATCATTCTCATGCGGCCGGAAGGCAACAGCATGTATCGGACAAAGGTCGTGGATGTCAGCGCGTTGATGAAACCGTCCGGTATGCACGAGGACCTTGTGATGCAGCCGGGCGATGTGATCTATGTCCCACAAAAGAAGATGGCGAAGATTGCCCGCTTTTTACCCACTCCGAGCCTCGGAGCTTACTTGGGGCCGGGTGTCTTTTAG
- a CDS encoding glycosyltransferase family 4 protein, translating into MSSNEAVLDYNKVALKVAVLTHVLTPHRLPLIQNVARQFTKLRVFVSSPYDEPHKFSLAKGEVDVVIQKSINWAHRFRNRHGYRDVSYINLPYDTWQQLGEFAPDVIISTECGARSVLSTLYRMAHPDVTLIVWAHVTEHTEVARGKLRHAVRRWILKHTDAVFVNGRSGDSYIRSLGFEGQIFTVPYTIDSGLFTRESYSPSSDVRRLLFTGQLIERKGLLPFCMVLSHWCAEHPDKRVIFRIVGDGTEHAALQAVRTPENLDLELLEGTAQEGLSQHYEQADIYVFPSLGDEWGVVVNEAMIAGLPVLGSICSGATDELVVEGETGWLFSPWDVRDMSRALDRSLGATPETLVAMSNNAKKMIAQIAPPRVAATVVEAIARTSKTSAFESAAVSLTESEELTS; encoded by the coding sequence ATGAGCAGCAATGAAGCGGTCCTTGACTACAACAAAGTGGCCCTTAAGGTTGCGGTTCTGACTCATGTGCTTACCCCCCATCGCCTGCCACTAATCCAGAACGTTGCGCGCCAGTTCACTAAGCTACGGGTCTTTGTCTCCTCACCCTATGACGAGCCCCACAAATTCTCGCTGGCCAAAGGTGAAGTTGACGTCGTTATTCAAAAGTCGATCAACTGGGCTCACCGCTTTCGCAATCGGCATGGCTACCGGGATGTGTCTTATATCAATCTTCCTTATGACACGTGGCAACAGCTAGGAGAGTTTGCCCCGGATGTGATCATCTCCACAGAGTGTGGCGCGCGCAGCGTGCTGAGCACGCTTTACCGTATGGCACATCCCGATGTGACCCTGATTGTGTGGGCGCATGTAACAGAGCACACCGAGGTCGCGCGCGGGAAGCTCCGACACGCTGTGCGTCGCTGGATACTGAAGCACACAGACGCCGTGTTCGTGAACGGTAGAAGCGGTGACAGCTATATCCGAAGCCTGGGATTCGAGGGACAGATCTTTACGGTCCCATACACAATCGATTCTGGGTTGTTCACGCGGGAGAGCTATAGTCCTTCGTCGGATGTCCGACGCCTTTTGTTTACGGGCCAGTTGATCGAACGCAAAGGCCTACTGCCGTTCTGCATGGTGCTGAGTCACTGGTGCGCTGAGCACCCCGACAAGCGAGTGATCTTTCGCATCGTCGGTGACGGCACCGAGCACGCAGCGCTTCAGGCCGTCCGAACACCGGAGAATCTTGATCTGGAACTGCTGGAGGGGACAGCACAGGAAGGCCTTAGCCAGCACTACGAGCAGGCTGACATCTATGTCTTTCCAAGCCTCGGCGATGAATGGGGTGTCGTAGTCAACGAAGCGATGATTGCGGGTCTCCCAGTTCTGGGAAGCATTTGCAGCGGCGCCACGGACGAACTGGTAGTCGAGGGCGAAACCGGTTGGCTGTTTTCGCCGTGGGACGTGCGAGATATGTCTCGTGCGCTCGACCGTTCCCTGGGTGCGACGCCGGAGACCCTGGTTGCGATGTCGAACAACGCGAAGAAGATGATCGCGCAGATTGCGCCTCCGCGTGTCGCTGCGACGGTGGTCGAGGCCATCGCACGGACATCGAAAACCTCTGCCTTTGAGAGCGCCGCGGTCAGCCTGACGGAGAGCGAGGAGTTAACATCCTGA
- a CDS encoding NAD-dependent epimerase/dehydratase family protein, with translation MARRILVTGGSGFIGSNFIDEVIRRGEDSVLNLDLVPPPEREHWYMFQRADLLDKVSLIRAVQDFEPTHVVHLAGRTDMYGSTADDYPGNHVGTANLLVALQECHDLERVVFTSSQFVVGPGAPPRDAFDYRPHTPYGRSKVLSEQAVWRAPLTATWTIIRPTNIWGPKHPRYPQEFWRVLRQGRYVHPGGYKVRRCYGYVGNVVHQVMSILEAERDKVDRKVFYVGDEPIEIIEWTNAFSRALTGKSVRTVPRAVMRALALAGDALVICGAKPPLYSSRFHSMTQDYLTPMGPTFEVLGMPPISMEQGVRSTVEWLRQQDSFWGVPGSIL, from the coding sequence ATGGCGCGACGCATATTGGTGACGGGAGGCAGCGGCTTCATCGGCTCGAACTTCATCGATGAGGTTATACGGCGCGGAGAGGACAGTGTCTTGAATCTTGACCTTGTTCCCCCACCGGAGCGCGAGCACTGGTACATGTTCCAGCGGGCGGATCTGCTCGACAAAGTGAGCTTGATTCGCGCCGTTCAGGATTTTGAACCGACCCATGTCGTTCACCTTGCAGGCCGCACAGACATGTATGGTTCCACCGCCGACGACTATCCTGGAAACCACGTGGGCACGGCGAATCTGCTGGTAGCGTTGCAGGAATGCCACGATCTTGAACGAGTCGTCTTCACCTCAAGCCAGTTTGTCGTGGGGCCTGGCGCGCCTCCGCGCGATGCCTTCGATTACAGGCCGCACACACCGTACGGTCGAAGTAAGGTCTTGAGCGAGCAGGCGGTCTGGCGCGCACCTCTTACCGCAACATGGACGATCATCCGTCCAACGAATATTTGGGGCCCAAAGCATCCGCGATACCCACAGGAGTTTTGGCGTGTGCTGCGACAGGGGCGCTATGTCCATCCGGGCGGCTATAAGGTGCGTAGATGCTATGGATACGTTGGCAATGTCGTACACCAGGTGATGTCAATCCTCGAAGCAGAACGCGACAAGGTAGATCGCAAAGTCTTTTACGTTGGCGATGAGCCAATCGAAATTATCGAGTGGACCAATGCGTTCTCACGGGCACTGACAGGGAAGTCGGTGCGCACCGTTCCGCGCGCAGTGATGCGTGCCCTGGCTCTGGCGGGCGATGCATTGGTAATTTGTGGCGCAAAGCCGCCGCTCTATAGCTCTCGCTTTCACAGTATGACGCAGGACTATCTCACACCGATGGGTCCCACTTTCGAGGTGCTGGGCATGCCGCCCATCAGCATGGAGCAAGGCGTACGCAGCACGGTGGAGTGGCTGCGACAACAGGATTCGTTCTGGGGTGTCCCGGGTTCGATCCTCTAG